Proteins encoded in a region of the Solanum dulcamara chromosome 9, daSolDulc1.2, whole genome shotgun sequence genome:
- the LOC129903704 gene encoding uncharacterized protein LOC129903704, whose amino-acid sequence MPLIEVLQDILRYAKFVKDIVANKIKLAKFETVILTEEYSSRILNNVKLPATQKVLGSFTVQVTISKCNNVRGLCDLGASINLMLRSILKKLRLGEPKPTTILLQLANRFVARPDDFNPDPEVPFILGRPFLATGSALIDVAVSRLTMSAYEKVEVFDVYQALKLPVVYEELFVITVIDKEVVA is encoded by the exons ATGCCTTTGATTGAGGTGTTGCAGGATATTCTAAGATATGCCAAGTTTGTCAAAGATATTGTGGCCAACAAGATCAAGTTGGCTAAGTTTGAGACAGTAATTCTCACTGAAGAGTATAGTTCCAGAATCTTGAATAATGTAAAGCTACCAGCTACGCAAAAAGTTCTAGGTAGTTTCACGGTACAAGTAACCATTAGTAAGTGCAATAATGTAAGAGGTTTGTGTGATCTAGGTGCAAGTATAAACTTGATGCTTAGATCTATACTTAAGAAATTACGCTTGGGAGAACCTAAACCAACTACAATTTTGTTACAATTGGCTAATCGTTTTGTAGCTAGACCTGATG ATTTTAATCCTGATCCAGAGGTTCCTTTTATCTTGGGACGTCCATTCTTGGCAACAGGAAGTGCACTTATTGATGTAGCTGTAAGTAGATTAACTATGAGCGCATATGAAAAAGTTGAGGTGTTTGATGTATATCAGGCACTGAAATTGCCTGTAGTCTATGAAGAATTGTTTGTTATAACTGTCATTGACAAGGAAGTGGTAGCTTAG